In the genome of Fulvivirga maritima, one region contains:
- a CDS encoding carboxymuconolactone decarboxylase family protein, producing the protein MNTHLAEISEDLNIQPENSNAAFDALSEGESRWIRDLKVNLKNAIKPGQLSEKEVALIGLAIASNERAEVFERFFIQKAYDAEANAEEIGEAVACASLLASNNVLYRFRHFTDKEKYNTIPAGIKMNIMMKPATGKAFFELMSLAVSAVNGCEMCVKSHEQSLIELGVTEEKIFASVKLAAIIVSATKVIR; encoded by the coding sequence ATGAATACTCATTTAGCAGAAATATCAGAAGACTTAAATATACAACCAGAGAACAGTAATGCGGCTTTCGATGCCTTATCAGAAGGAGAAAGCCGATGGATAAGAGACCTAAAAGTAAATCTTAAAAATGCTATAAAGCCAGGGCAGCTTAGCGAAAAAGAGGTGGCGCTTATTGGTTTGGCTATAGCTTCTAATGAAAGAGCTGAAGTATTTGAGCGCTTCTTCATTCAAAAAGCTTATGACGCCGAAGCCAACGCTGAAGAAATAGGCGAAGCAGTGGCCTGCGCCTCATTGCTAGCTAGCAATAATGTGCTTTACAGGTTTCGTCATTTCACTGATAAAGAAAAATATAATACTATACCAGCCGGCATTAAAATGAACATTATGATGAAACCGGCTACTGGCAAGGCATTCTTTGAGCTGATGAGCCTGGCCGTATCAGCAGTAAATGGATGCGAAATGTGCGTAAAATCTCACGAGCAATCATTAATAGAATTGGGAGTGACTGAAGAGAAAATCTTTGCTTCTGTGAAGTTAGCAGCCATAATAGTAAGCGCTACTAAAGTGATCAGATAG
- a CDS encoding peroxiredoxin: MITIGSHFPEFNKQATVSIEKGKEFTSISSESLKNDEDKWTVMFWWPKDFTFVCPTEIAEFNNNYSEFVDRDTNLIGASTDSEYVHLAWRKDHDDLRDLKFPMLADTSKSLAEELGILEANEKVAYRATFIIDPDGIVRWVAAYDLNVGRNVEEVIRVLDALQTDELCPCNWEKGQETLVA; the protein is encoded by the coding sequence ATGATTACTATCGGATCACATTTTCCTGAATTTAACAAACAAGCCACTGTATCTATTGAAAAAGGTAAAGAGTTCACATCTATCAGCTCAGAAAGCTTAAAAAATGATGAAGACAAATGGACAGTGATGTTCTGGTGGCCAAAAGATTTCACTTTTGTATGCCCTACAGAAATAGCTGAATTCAATAACAACTATAGTGAGTTTGTAGACAGAGACACCAATCTTATCGGAGCATCTACTGATTCAGAATATGTTCACCTGGCCTGGAGAAAAGATCATGATGACTTAAGAGATCTGAAATTTCCAATGCTAGCAGACACTTCTAAATCACTAGCTGAAGAACTAGGTATTTTAGAGGCCAATGAAAAAGTAGCCTACAGAGCCACATTCATTATTGATCCTGACGGAATAGTAAGATGGGTAGCTGCTTATGATTTAAATGTAGGAAGAAATGTAGAAGAGGTGATAAGAGTTTTAGACGCCCTGCAAACAGATGAATTATGTCCTTGTAACTGGGAAAAAGGCCAAGAAACACTGGTAGCCTAA
- a CDS encoding TerB family tellurite resistance protein, whose amino-acid sequence MNIDMNLLNIFGSGDDKRKSHVKNLITVAMADGHLAKEEWDLLVTIARKLEMSNDDIQNIKNNPEDIKFTPPKKYDEKIQQVEDLVAVMMIDGDVDKNEMELCKKLALKLDLLPRVVNDLIYETYKKKIAHR is encoded by the coding sequence ATGAACATAGACATGAATTTATTAAACATATTCGGATCAGGGGATGACAAGAGAAAGAGTCATGTGAAAAATCTAATTACCGTAGCCATGGCTGATGGGCACTTGGCTAAGGAAGAGTGGGACCTTCTGGTGACTATAGCTCGTAAGTTAGAAATGAGTAATGATGATATTCAGAATATTAAGAACAATCCTGAGGACATTAAATTTACTCCACCGAAGAAGTATGATGAGAAGATCCAGCAGGTAGAGGATCTGGTAGCCGTAATGATGATTGACGGCGATGTAGATAAGAATGAGATGGAACTTTGTAAGAAGTTAGCCCTTAAGCTAGATCTCTTGCCGCGTGTAGTCAATGATCTTATTTATGAAACTTATAAAAAGAAGATTGCACATCGTTAA
- a CDS encoding YciE/YciF ferroxidase family protein produces the protein MSKKKTLQDLLEHELRDLYSAETQILDVLPIMLKKATDSGLKTTIEAHFKDTKEQRRRLEEACMVLDITPKGHICSAIAEIVKELSDFITVGAEADVVDAKLIAQAQRMAHYEIAGYGAILHYARCADADEVADLVMESLEQEKDAAEKLTKLAEEKINEHALA, from the coding sequence ATGAGTAAAAAAAAGACCTTGCAGGATCTTTTAGAGCATGAGCTGAGAGATCTTTACAGTGCAGAAACACAAATTTTGGATGTGCTGCCGATAATGCTAAAAAAGGCCACTGACTCAGGTTTAAAAACTACAATAGAAGCACATTTCAAAGACACCAAGGAACAAAGAAGAAGACTAGAAGAGGCATGCATGGTACTGGACATTACTCCTAAAGGCCACATCTGCTCTGCCATAGCAGAAATTGTTAAAGAACTATCTGATTTTATAACAGTAGGCGCTGAAGCTGATGTAGTAGATGCAAAACTTATAGCTCAGGCCCAAAGAATGGCCCATTATGAAATAGCCGGTTACGGAGCCATCCTGCATTATGCCAGATGTGCGGATGCTGATGAAGTAGCTGATTTAGTAATGGAAAGCCTGGAACAGGAAAAAGATGCCGCAGAAAAATTAACTAAGCTGGCCGAAGAGAAAATAAATGAACATGCATTAGCATAA
- a CDS encoding tetratricopeptide repeat-containing sensor histidine kinase, whose amino-acid sequence MFIRDVTFSSVPIVALLIIMLAGCSTQDQVSVADVELVKSLLTDTPQQSIMALDSVIKKQKYDGIQKGLMYFEQGKLWSKMHNSTKSIQSLESALEIFTSHEDKVYITKTHWLLGSENAYISNKEEAVEHLLKALSYSQELHNQTDEANTYSALAHTYFQYQDFNRSIEYTEKAIAIQKELQDSVGLSATYNNLAVIYRNIGNFPEAIEYNLRSLDLNLLLNDKNAIAKSYNNLGLLSEELGDVHEAVDYFLKAIKINYELGTLNENPLKNLGDLYLRTDDLENAQKYYEQALSISEQNEDLASQRDIYNILLNVALRQKDFERSIEYARLRDHYMRLQNKRDLQEKLELAENQYKLAAKEKELSLALEVNRREKIIFIVAIGLLLLLVLFWIQSVKNKKLQAEKEKMVLEQSVLRSQMNPHFIFNALSAIQNSLLDNKPIESATYLSRFARLIRQNFEFINKKYITLADEIELLKNYFSTQMIRFKDRFDYEINVDNLDEEDTEIPPMLLQPFAENAIEHGFKSKKEKGLIIINIKGEEERIIFEIIDNGIGFTPKENDGKTHSIDVFMKRLQLIGKGDERSVSINSSEAGTTVKFHLRR is encoded by the coding sequence ATGTTCATTAGAGATGTCACTTTTTCTTCGGTACCTATAGTTGCTCTGCTTATTATTATGCTGGCTGGCTGCTCTACGCAAGATCAGGTATCTGTAGCCGATGTAGAGCTGGTGAAATCACTTTTGACAGATACTCCACAGCAATCGATCATGGCTCTCGATAGCGTTATAAAAAAACAAAAGTATGATGGTATCCAGAAAGGGCTCATGTATTTTGAGCAAGGTAAATTATGGTCTAAAATGCATAATTCTACCAAGTCTATTCAAAGTTTAGAGTCAGCATTAGAAATTTTTACAAGCCATGAAGACAAGGTTTATATCACTAAAACGCACTGGCTGCTGGGCTCAGAAAACGCTTACATTTCTAATAAAGAAGAGGCTGTAGAGCACTTGCTTAAGGCACTAAGTTATTCGCAGGAGCTACATAACCAAACAGATGAAGCCAATACCTATTCGGCGCTAGCGCATACTTATTTTCAATATCAGGATTTTAATAGATCTATTGAGTATACTGAGAAAGCCATTGCCATTCAAAAGGAGCTGCAAGACTCTGTCGGTCTTTCTGCCACTTATAATAATCTGGCTGTGATTTACAGAAATATCGGTAATTTCCCTGAGGCCATTGAGTATAACCTAAGGTCTCTGGATCTCAACCTACTACTGAACGATAAAAATGCCATAGCCAAATCGTACAATAACCTGGGTTTGCTTTCTGAAGAGTTGGGCGATGTACATGAAGCCGTTGATTATTTTTTGAAAGCAATAAAAATCAACTATGAGCTGGGTACCCTTAATGAGAACCCGCTTAAAAATTTGGGTGACCTTTACTTACGAACTGATGATCTGGAAAATGCACAGAAATATTATGAGCAGGCTTTGTCTATTTCAGAACAAAATGAAGACCTGGCGAGCCAAAGAGATATTTATAATATTTTGCTCAATGTAGCACTTCGGCAAAAAGACTTTGAACGATCTATAGAGTATGCGCGGCTTCGAGATCATTACATGCGGCTGCAAAACAAACGTGATTTGCAGGAGAAACTAGAGTTAGCAGAAAATCAGTATAAATTGGCCGCTAAAGAGAAGGAGCTAAGCTTGGCACTGGAAGTGAACCGGAGAGAAAAGATTATTTTTATAGTGGCCATTGGTCTGTTGTTGCTATTAGTTTTATTCTGGATACAGTCAGTCAAAAACAAAAAGCTGCAGGCAGAAAAGGAGAAAATGGTGCTGGAACAAAGTGTTTTGCGCTCGCAGATGAATCCTCACTTTATTTTTAATGCACTTTCAGCTATTCAAAACTCTTTATTAGATAACAAACCCATAGAGTCAGCCACTTATTTATCACGCTTTGCCAGGCTTATCCGCCAGAATTTCGAATTTATAAATAAGAAATATATTACCCTTGCTGATGAGATAGAGCTACTGAAAAACTATTTCAGCACCCAGATGATCCGTTTTAAAGATCGGTTTGATTATGAAATTAATGTAGACAATCTGGATGAGGAGGATACAGAAATACCACCTATGTTATTGCAGCCATTCGCTGAAAATGCCATAGAGCATGGTTTTAAAAGTAAGAAAGAAAAAGGCCTTATTATCATTAATATTAAGGGAGAGGAAGAGCGGATTATTTTTGAGATTATTGATAACGGCATAGGCTTCACTCCCAAAGAAAATGATGGAAAAACGCATTCTATAGATGTGTTTATGAAAAGGCTTCAGTTGATTGGCAAAGGAGATGAGCGCTCAGTAAGTATAAACAGTTCGGAAGCAGGGACAACCGTAAAATTTCACCTCAGGAGATGA
- a CDS encoding LytR/AlgR family response regulator transcription factor produces MIKVVIVEDEINARNSLKKLLSLLNSDVDIVGETGYVSEALELLSTQEVDLVFLDVRLEDGTGLDILEQLEDISFKIIFTTAYDQYAINAFKYSATDYLLKPLDPLELDEAIKKAQSSIENEKQRQELLEVLKNNLAKREAQIVVKTTEQQYILKLQDIVRLEADAAYTVFITTESRIIASKNLRHYQEMLSEDFVRCHQSHLVNMKHVKSLYKGKFLKMTNDDLVAISTRKRADIISLLDRN; encoded by the coding sequence ATGATAAAAGTAGTAATAGTAGAAGACGAAATTAATGCGAGAAACAGCCTTAAGAAGTTGCTTTCTTTGCTTAATAGTGATGTGGATATAGTAGGAGAAACGGGCTATGTTTCTGAGGCATTGGAGCTTTTAAGTACGCAGGAAGTAGATTTAGTGTTTTTAGATGTGAGGTTAGAAGATGGCACCGGATTGGATATTTTGGAGCAGCTGGAAGATATCTCCTTTAAAATTATTTTCACTACGGCTTATGATCAGTACGCCATTAATGCTTTTAAATACAGTGCCACAGATTATTTACTTAAACCGCTGGATCCGCTAGAGTTAGATGAGGCCATAAAAAAGGCTCAATCATCAATAGAAAATGAAAAGCAGCGGCAGGAATTATTGGAAGTGCTAAAAAATAATTTAGCCAAAAGGGAAGCTCAAATAGTAGTGAAAACTACTGAGCAGCAGTATATCCTTAAACTGCAAGACATAGTCAGGCTCGAAGCAGATGCTGCTTATACTGTTTTTATTACTACAGAATCACGAATTATCGCATCTAAGAACCTGAGGCACTATCAGGAAATGCTAAGTGAAGATTTTGTGAGGTGCCACCAATCACACCTGGTCAATATGAAGCATGTTAAAAGCTTGTACAAAGGCAAGTTTTTAAAAATGACTAATGATGATTTAGTAGCCATTTCCACTCGTAAGCGGGCCGATATCATTAGTTTGCTAGATCGAAATTAA
- a CDS encoding ankyrin repeat domain-containing protein yields MSFFNPFLKKSKPLDEALLEAIKKDNHKKVEELIAKEDINKEDNEFMTPLMHALKYDSFNVCQFLMDNGATLEPSIDSDSIISYLVKCNASTELINYMYNRGASTEAQYGVPPFEMAVQVDSDFETFQNVARIAGIKERDGAKPMIHQVIESEAMDLKTKVQVLTMLIEEYNCNINEESKELPVSTKLFNKRDFDLLAEVIKLGASVNSIAGNLQQFLGAKKVKELAPYIMQYPEVNKPEYFLQILDKNTFKEYIQNQGSVAGQGVIPAIVLNSVINDKEKAEVTELALQKGADINELSSENNPTNALCLFIRNYDIGKNDHYVKFLLEHGAKIEDEGFSALMFAVMHNDAHLVELLLSQGADINYVNYYDNTVLNAVIIPGDEDYSNEQERLDMLKLLVKHNVDIHQPISHYKDATTNDTSFFEAVVDLEYSAIGHYLIDNFDVEINDVIMRMSVKKDLDIDLAKKIIDKNPQVVFTNYLYCKVRDAHFDTGLLPLAINHDKNELAEYILDNYEGIIAHQETNALPMIALRSGYSLDFVKKLISLDPDINRLYYSIYDDDVDGAHSKNIIDILLRGNQDYDEDIRVELGELMIEKGIDLSEPNKRLVVRPTHLDEEGIIIGAINSKKYETKVLSMLIKHGEDPNKPVNNQNESQIQSIVNRYTGMPDDLMVQYLDFFWEASGVDLTYRNNYGTTILLGAAMQCRPKTIKWLAEKGADVHAIGGFDNSPALHKAISNYSSNSKTDRANTVQALIDCGADIEQFDSEQFTPLMSAANYGCFESVICLLKNGANPNVMNEAGETAVHRAILGTETYEDSENPELTRSKILAVLKDGGADLNLGSEQQLPPLSLTIVNQQKEFFNTLMQLEIDINQPDMAGRTPIMLAVAYGDSFFINTLLSQKQIQLDVIDANNESIHFSAVMRMNEEEGVNMLKYFLEQGIPLSEGRDGLNLLHIAAYYVNPSAFEVIKPLFNDINQPDIKGFTPLFWAAYSNVDVDPQKRVYMLKLLIENGADLEHQLEDGANALALAVLAGYKEVADALIEAGINTKAALYYVEKIEGIAPEAIEYLKSNI; encoded by the coding sequence ATGTCATTTTTTAATCCATTTTTAAAGAAAAGCAAACCTTTAGATGAAGCCTTGCTAGAGGCCATAAAGAAGGATAATCATAAAAAGGTAGAGGAGCTGATAGCCAAAGAAGATATTAATAAAGAGGACAATGAATTTATGACGCCATTAATGCATGCTTTGAAGTATGATAGCTTCAATGTATGTCAATTTTTAATGGATAATGGCGCTACTCTGGAGCCCTCTATAGATTCTGATTCCATTATTTCTTATCTGGTGAAATGTAATGCTTCTACCGAGTTAATCAACTATATGTATAACCGTGGGGCTTCTACTGAAGCACAATATGGCGTGCCACCTTTTGAAATGGCCGTGCAAGTGGATAGTGATTTTGAAACCTTCCAAAACGTGGCGCGTATCGCTGGCATTAAGGAGCGGGACGGGGCCAAACCAATGATCCATCAGGTAATAGAATCTGAGGCTATGGACCTTAAAACTAAGGTGCAGGTATTGACAATGCTTATAGAAGAATATAATTGTAACATTAATGAAGAAAGTAAAGAGCTGCCTGTAAGCACTAAGCTGTTTAATAAAAGAGATTTCGACCTGCTGGCGGAAGTGATAAAACTAGGTGCTTCTGTAAACAGCATAGCAGGGAACCTACAGCAATTTTTAGGCGCTAAAAAAGTGAAAGAGCTGGCACCGTATATCATGCAATACCCAGAGGTGAACAAGCCGGAGTATTTCCTTCAGATCTTAGATAAAAATACGTTTAAAGAATATATTCAAAATCAGGGTAGCGTGGCTGGTCAGGGTGTTATTCCGGCTATTGTGCTAAACTCTGTTATTAATGATAAAGAAAAAGCTGAGGTAACAGAATTGGCTTTGCAAAAAGGAGCTGATATTAATGAGCTCAGCAGTGAGAATAACCCTACCAATGCGCTGTGTCTGTTTATAAGGAATTATGACATCGGTAAAAATGATCATTATGTAAAGTTCCTGTTGGAGCATGGTGCTAAAATAGAAGATGAAGGTTTTAGTGCGCTGATGTTTGCGGTAATGCATAATGACGCTCATTTGGTAGAGCTTTTATTATCTCAAGGAGCTGATATTAACTATGTCAACTACTATGATAATACAGTGCTAAATGCAGTGATTATACCAGGAGATGAAGATTATTCCAATGAGCAAGAAAGGTTGGATATGCTTAAGCTACTGGTAAAACACAATGTAGATATTCATCAGCCCATTTCTCATTATAAAGATGCTACAACTAATGACACCTCATTTTTTGAGGCGGTTGTTGATCTGGAATATTCAGCAATAGGCCACTATCTGATTGATAATTTCGATGTGGAAATCAATGATGTTATTATGAGGATGAGCGTTAAGAAAGACCTGGATATCGATTTGGCAAAAAAGATAATTGATAAAAATCCGCAGGTAGTATTTACCAATTATCTCTATTGTAAGGTGAGAGATGCCCATTTTGATACCGGCCTATTGCCACTGGCTATCAACCATGATAAAAATGAACTCGCCGAATATATTTTAGATAACTATGAGGGTATCATAGCCCACCAAGAAACCAATGCTTTACCTATGATTGCCCTGCGCAGTGGCTATAGCCTTGATTTTGTGAAGAAGCTGATCTCTTTAGATCCTGATATTAACAGGTTATACTACAGTATTTATGATGATGATGTTGATGGAGCTCATTCTAAAAACATCATAGATATACTGCTCAGAGGTAATCAGGATTATGATGAAGATATAAGAGTAGAGTTAGGTGAGCTCATGATAGAGAAAGGAATAGACCTGAGCGAGCCCAACAAACGTCTGGTAGTAAGGCCTACTCACCTGGATGAAGAAGGAATAATCATTGGAGCTATTAACTCTAAAAAATATGAAACTAAGGTGCTGAGCATGCTTATTAAGCATGGAGAAGACCCTAATAAGCCAGTAAACAATCAAAATGAATCACAAATTCAAAGCATTGTTAACCGCTACACAGGCATGCCTGATGACTTAATGGTACAGTACCTGGATTTCTTTTGGGAGGCCAGTGGAGTAGATCTCACCTATAGAAATAATTATGGCACCACCATACTACTAGGTGCAGCCATGCAGTGTAGACCTAAAACTATCAAATGGTTGGCAGAAAAAGGAGCTGATGTACATGCTATTGGTGGTTTTGATAACTCACCTGCTTTGCATAAGGCTATTTCCAATTATAGTTCTAATAGCAAAACAGATCGTGCTAACACCGTTCAGGCATTAATAGACTGTGGAGCAGACATAGAGCAGTTTGACTCTGAGCAGTTCACTCCTCTTATGAGTGCGGCTAACTACGGCTGTTTTGAATCAGTAATTTGCTTGCTGAAAAATGGAGCTAACCCTAATGTTATGAACGAAGCCGGAGAAACGGCAGTACACAGAGCCATATTAGGAACAGAAACTTATGAAGATTCTGAAAACCCGGAGCTTACCAGGTCTAAAATATTGGCTGTTCTGAAAGACGGAGGAGCTGACCTGAATCTGGGCTCAGAGCAACAGTTACCACCATTATCATTAACTATTGTAAACCAGCAAAAGGAATTCTTTAATACCCTTATGCAGCTGGAAATTGATATTAACCAACCAGATATGGCCGGGCGTACCCCTATCATGCTGGCAGTGGCTTATGGTGATAGTTTCTTCATAAACACACTTCTGAGTCAGAAGCAAATACAACTGGATGTGATAGATGCTAATAATGAATCAATCCATTTCTCAGCGGTAATGCGCATGAATGAAGAGGAAGGTGTAAATATGCTTAAGTATTTTCTGGAGCAGGGCATTCCGCTAAGTGAAGGACGAGACGGACTGAACTTACTGCATATAGCTGCTTATTACGTTAATCCATCAGCATTTGAAGTGATCAAACCTTTGTTTAATGATATCAATCAGCCAGATATTAAAGGGTTTACGCCACTCTTCTGGGCTGCTTACTCTAATGTGGATGTAGATCCTCAGAAAAGGGTTTATATGTTAAAACTCCTTATTGAAAATGGAGCTGACCTGGAGCATCAGTTAGAAGATGGAGCCAATGCCTTAGCACTGGCAGTGCTGGCAGGTTACAAAGAGGTAGCGGATGCACTGATCGAAGCCGGAATAAACACAAAGGCCGCTTTATATTATGTGGAAAAAATTGAGGGAATAGCACCTGAAGCAATAGAATATCTAAAATCAAATATCTGA